Part of the Camelus dromedarius isolate mCamDro1 chromosome 11, mCamDro1.pat, whole genome shotgun sequence genome is shown below.
cattcaatcATTCTAAAGTTTGAAGAGGCAGCCACACTGCCTGGGCTCAGACCTCAGCTGCGTGGCAAATTACTCTCATTTTAGAGAGTAAACTCGACAGAAAACCGAGAGTAACTTGCCATACAGCTGAGGTCTCAGCCCAGGCAGTATGGCTCCCAGGGCTCTGCTGGCACCATTGCTGCCTCGCTGGTGTTCACGGCGTCCACAACACTGCACGTGGGTCAGGCCCATGGGAAGTCTCTGGGAGCAGAGCTCTGCCTTCGCTCCAAGACACGCTCCGAGTCCTCCTTTGTGCTAGACCCAGAAGCAGACATCAGGTGTACAAATGAGGAGCCATGGTCCCTGGCCTCTGGAGCCCACAGGCTAGAGGGATGAGCAGGGATGAAAACAAGCAAATTAAGTACAGGAAGAAACAAGCACCCATGAACCCCAGACCCAGAGCAGGCATGACCTCTAGGGAGGAGtcatccatctgtccacccaGTCAGATCTCCAGAAATATCCAGCTATGCCCCAGACGCTGGTCAAGGAGGGCTTCCAGGAGAAGGCCATATCTGAGCTGCTTGGTCTCTGTTTTACTGATAAGTTAAGTGATAAGAGGAGATAGAGGgtctgcccagggtcacacagtgacAGAGCCAGGCAGGATTCAACCTCAAAGTCCAGACACTCTGGCCAGCCCAGGACACAGCACTGCCCCAGGTCTGATGGAGGAGGCACaggcctgccctcagggagtGCCCAGTTTCATAGACCATGAACATGTTCTCTCTCGGATGGGATCCCCAGTCCAGCCATCCCTCCCTCACACTCCTTCAggaacacacacaccccagaagACTCTGGACCATGTACAGAACCACCTCACAGCATAACTGTGGGCCTGGGCTTTTTCTTCACCTTCAACAGCTCAGCTACCCCTCCTCAGGGAGACCTGCCCCAGGTCAGGATGAGTGGCTTCCCCCGCCAGTCTCCTGAGCCCTGTGCATGTCCCGTCCTCACGGCACTTCTGACGCAGCGCTCTAGCCACGTGTGGGTCCCTGGCTCTCCCCCAAGGCTAGGAGCCTGTGCAGACAGGGACccattttgtttatgtttgtatACCCTATACCTGGCACTTAGCAGTGCCCTTAagtgtctgctgaatgaatgtgtgaatgagaaaacaaagaacaggGTGGAGCAGGTCACTTATCTCAGGGCTCCCCTGAACAGGCAGGGAGAAGGCAACTGGAGGAACAACGAGGCAGCGCAATGTGTGACGGGAGCTGGGAGTGTGGTCAGGGGCTGGGTCAGAGGGAAGGTTTCCTTGAATAAGGAGCACCTGAGGTAATCTTGGGAGGAGGCATGGGGTTGGATGCCACACATCGCTGTTCAGGGGTCGGAGTGGAAGAGGGACAAGCAAGCCAGCAAAGTGATGAGGGTGGGAGAGGTCGGCAGAAGGAGCAGCCAGTAGAGGCCCAGTGCGCTTAAGAGAGAGCAGGCGAATCCAGACCTACGGCCAGACCCCATCAGGCTCAACAGCTAAGGAACAacgggagcagggagggaagccGACTTCAGCTGGTGTGAGGAAGACCTTTCCAATAGGAAAGGTTTTTCAAAATGAAGCAGGTCTCTCCAGGAGGTGGGTGACAGAGGGGAGTCCTATTCTGGGTAGGAGACAGGACCCATTCCTAAGGTTGGAGAATTTCATAAATAACTGGAGATCAACCCAAGATCATTATATAATTAAATGCCAACCCGGGCTGCTGAAACATGTAAAGCTCACAAGGTCATGCAGTGATGGGCCCTCAGCCTCCTGGAGGCATCCTGTCTGAAAGTGAACCATCAGCATCCGGAAGCCTCTCATCTGAGTTCccgctttctgtctcttttccccCAGGCCAGAGCCATGGCCCGCCCACCCCTCCAACTACCCCAAAGACAGAGCTGCAGTCGGGCAAGGCAGACCCCAAGCGGGATGGGCGCTCCATGGGGGAGGGCGGGAAGCCTCACATCGACTTCGGCAACGTGGACATCGGTGAGATCAGCCACGAGGTAATGTCCAACATGGAGACCTTTGATGTGGCTGAGTTGGACCAGTACCTGCCGCCCAATGGGCACCCAGGCCATGTGGGCAGCTACTCGGCAGCTGGCTACGGGTTGGGCAGCGCCCTGGCTGTGGCCAGTGGACACTCGGCCTGGATCTCCAAGCCTCCAGGCGTGGCTCTGCCCACGGTCTCGCCATCTGGTGTGGATGCCAAAGCCCAGGTGAAGACGGAGACTGCGGGGCCCCAGGGTCCCCCGCACTACACCGACCAGCCGTCCACCTCGCAGATCGCCTACACCTCCCTCAGTCTGCCCCACTACGGCTCCGCCTTCCCCTCCATCTCCCGCCCCCAGTTTGACTACTCTGACCATCAGCCCTCAGGACCCTATTATGGCCATTCGGGCCAGACCTCTGGCCTCTACTCGGCCTTCTCCTATATGGGGCCCTCGCAGCGGCCCCTCTACACGGCCATCTCTGACCCCAGCCCCTCAGGGCCCCAGTCCCACAGCCCCACACACTGGGAGCAGCCAGTATATACGACACTGTCCCGGCCTTAAAGGGGttcctgtcaccaccaccaccaccctgtcccttcccccagcccttgcACCCTTTTCCTCACCCATCTCAGGCCTGGTGGCGGCTGTGGAGCAGGCTGCAGAGGCTGACAGCTGGGGGAAGGCCTTCTGTCTGGCTCATTGCCTTTGATGACCCCACCCCATCCAGTCTGGGCTCcagcccaggcacagccctgggcAACTCGGCTGGGCAGAGGAGAAGGAGGTTGATTGTTGCCCCTAGACTGAAAAATGAGGGGCTGCACCTTCCCCCCAGGAATGACCCTCGGCCCCAGGATCTGAGAAGGCCCCGCTCATCCTCCTCTGGAAGGAGGGGAAGCCTCGAGGGTGGGATGGGAATCGGAGGCCTTGCCACTCTGATGCCCGTGTTTCCTCTTTCGTGGGGAATGAGGGGTCTGACATAACCTGTGCCTCCTGTGTTGTGTGCCCAAGCCAACCAGAGACCTGCATCAGGGCCTGGAGCAGGCTATGTCTGCCCCTTGGGGGCTGAGGACAGCTTTGAACAGCCTTGAtggagtaggggtggggtgggggctcagaGGGCCGTCTCCTCATCCCTTgagtgccccctcccctcctaaACACAGGAAGGAATTGGCACAGAGGCCCCCTAGATCCAATTCCATGCCAATAACCTCATTCTTTGTCTAATGGAGAAAGAGGGCCCAGGTCCTCCTTCACTGCAACCTCGCAGACTTTGAGGCACATCCCAGGAGGCAAGGAGGCAGGGGCTCCGGGAAAGGATTCGGAGACAATTCAGACCCTTCCTCCCGGGCCCCCGCCaactctctcttccctccaggctCTGTGGCCCCTACTCTGTCAGCCCCAACTCCCTGGGCTTCCCCGAGAGTTACAGCTGCCCAGGCCCAAGCCCTTGGCTCCAGGGAGACCCAGGTTGCTGTCAGCAGGCTGAAGACACTGAACTCCTGACGTGTACATTCTGCCCTGGCCTTTTGCCCTTTGCCTCCCAGTGGTATTTGAATAAAGTATGTAGCTCTGTTCTGCCCCTATTTTCCTGTTCTGCAGCCCCCGTGGTCCACATGTAACTCATTACTGCCTCCCTCTTATTTATCTCAGtagctccctctcccctctcccctctcctagGTACTCCAGCCCCTATTAACTCTGCATTAAGCATTccacataataaaattaaaggtTCCGGTTACCTGCTTGGTGGGCCTGACCTGGCCTGTCTCTTGGTCTCTTATCCCTGTACCTATGCTTCTTCAAACACTTTCTGGAAGTAGCTAGCGGTTGAATGCAAAGGACACATAATCCAAAGGTCTCCTCTCTCCCAGTGCAATGGGTCAGGACAACTGGCATCACAGTGGGGTCAGTGTGTGCTCAGGACTGAGGCCTTGGGTGGGAGCCCTGGCCGCAGCCCAGCTGTGCCCACACTGCAGGTGGGCCACTTGCTGGCTCAGCTGGAACTCACCAGAGTGCCTTCCAAGCAGCCCCTTTGCTCACCCGAGAGAGAGAGGGCCTTGCCAAGAATTCAAGGAACAGGTATTTGAAAGAAAGGTGGGTCAGGCCTGCTGTCTTGCCATCTTGCCATTAGGATGGAGGATGGGCCTCCTCTCACTGTACCTTCCTCTTGCCagctcccccaacacacacacacacacacacacacacacacacacacacacacacacacacacacacacacacacccagtgcaggATCCAGGTGAGTCCTCATAGCAGCTGCCCACGTCTGAGCGTAAAGCAGGATGGCAGACATGCCATCTAATCCTTCAGGGCTCCCTTCCCAAAAGCTCTTTCCTCAGCAGAATTCCAACCTGCACTCGGGGGCTAGGAGCTCCTCCACCTCAGGGACAGGGGAAATGTCTTCCCCCACGCTCCACTGATGGACAGCTCTGGTGGTTGGAAGTCTTTCCTTATACCCAGCTCATAGTAACTAATAGCTACCGTGCACTGCGCACTCCCCAGCTGAGTGCTTTGTACCGTTCAGGTCTATGAGGGAGTGGGTCcaatcattatccccattttccagatggagaaTTGACACTTTGAGAGGCTGGTGCCAAGAAGTGCTAGCGCCAGAATATGAAGCCAGCTGACTCCAAGGCTTGCGCTCTTAACCACCATCTCTTCCACCTGCCCTCCTTCCGCTTGTCACCTGGAGCGATGCTTATTTCACCGCTCCAGACCAGCATCCCCAGCTCTGtatctgtttcttctgcctgTGGGCTCCAGCCCCTCACCTCCTAGTTAGGACCTCGGGTGGGATACGGAGCACCAAGAACTAGCCCAGTCCCCCAGGGAGGCCAAACTGCCAACTGGAGGCTGTGGCACGCAAGTTCTTCAGGCCACCTGGCCAAAGCTGTGGCTGCCACAAAGCAGAACCCCTGCTCTTGTGCATAAAACCTGCGGCCAAGTCAGATCACCCCCGAACTGTATATAAGCTGTTTTCTggtgttttgttgattttgttgtGTCGGAGATAAATGCAGGATTTTATACTGACCTTTAACAGATTTCATCTTGTTGGATTTGACCATTTCGTCACTTATCTTAAATCCTTTGGAATTTTCTGAATCCAACCTATAACTCTCCTTCAGAGTTACGTCTCTGAAACTTGAATACCCTCATTCAGGTCACTAATAAAAAAGGTtgggaagaagagggaaaggCCCTGTGTGCGCCACTAAATACCCCTCCATCATCAGTTCTGTTACCTGTACTCTCAAGGAAAGAGTGTCCAATCACTTCTCAGTCTATCTAATTATATCACCTTAAAGTACATACTTCTCCATCCTGGCCACAGAAAGACTGTCTGATGTCTTGTTAAAGTCAAGGTTCACTCTGTCCGTGGCAATCCC
Proteins encoded:
- the SOX10 gene encoding transcription factor SOX-10, translating into MAEEQDLSEVELSPVGSEEPRCLSPGSAPSLGPDGGGGSGGSGLRASPGPGELGKVKKEQQDGEADDDKFPVCIREAVSQVLSGYDWTLVPMPVRVNGASKSKPHVKRPMNAFMVWAQAARRKLADQYPHLHNAELSKTLGKLWRLLNESDKRPFIEEAERLRMQHKKDHPDYKYQPRRRKNGKAAQGESECPGGEAEQGGAAAIQAHYKSAHLDHRHPGEGSPMSDGNPEHPSGQSHGPPTPPTTPKTELQSGKADPKRDGRSMGEGGKPHIDFGNVDIGEISHEVMSNMETFDVAELDQYLPPNGHPGHVGSYSAAGYGLGSALAVASGHSAWISKPPGVALPTVSPSGVDAKAQVKTETAGPQGPPHYTDQPSTSQIAYTSLSLPHYGSAFPSISRPQFDYSDHQPSGPYYGHSGQTSGLYSAFSYMGPSQRPLYTAISDPSPSGPQSHSPTHWEQPVYTTLSRP